The following is a genomic window from Balneolaceae bacterium.
CCAGCACGCCCACTCCGAAATTGTTGGAATGCTGCCCGAAGGAAACTGGATCACACGTGCTCCTTCCCTCAAACGAAAAATGGTGCTTCTTGCAAAAGTGCAAGACGAAGCGGGACACGGTATGTATCTCTACAGTGCCACTGAGACATTAGGAGTGCGTAGAAAGGATTTGATCGAAGATTATCTGTATGGAAGCGCAAAATACTCGAGTATTTTTAATTATCCCACGCTCACATTTGCTGATATTTGTGTGATAGGATGGCTGGTGGATGGTGCGGCAATTGTGAATCAAACCATGCTGGCTAAATCATCATACGGACCCTACTCCCGGGCGAATATCCGAATTTGCAGAGAGGAAAGCTTTCATAAAAAACAAGGGTATGAGATGCTCGCAAAAATGGCTGATGGGACTCCTGAACAACAAAAAATGGCACAGGATGCCGTCAATCGCTGGTGGTGGCCAACACTAATGATGTTTGGCCCGCATGATGAAGATTCTCCAAATAGCGAAGAACTGATCAAATGGGGTGTAAAGACAAAGACGAATGATGAACTTCGCCAGGATTTTGTCGACAGAACCGTGATGGAAGCGAAGGCGATTGGCATAACTCTTCCCGATTCTGAATTGAAATACAACGAAGAAACCGGGCACTGGAATTTTGGTGAAATTCCGTGGGACGAATTCTGGAGTGTCATTAAAGGTGACGGCCCGATGAACCGCGAACGGATGAAAGCACGAAGAAAAGCCTACGAAAAAGGTGAATGGGTTCGTGAGGCAGCAATGGAGTATGCGAGAAAACAGAAGTTGAAAGAAGAAAAAGCGTCATAGTATTTCTCCCCTCTTGGGAGGGGAAAGTGAAATGAGCGTTCAGCGAATGAACTCGGGGTGGGTTCAATTGAATATCTATTTAAATAAGGGTTACACTTCAAGCCACGAAGAACCCACCCCTGATTGTTACGCTAAACGCTACACAATCTGTCCCCTCCCAAGAGGGGAATTAAAAACTGAAACAAATTTTCATTAATGACTAAGAATTCAAACAATCAATCTGAATGGCCTCTTTGGGAAGTTTTCTATCAACCCAAAGACGGGAAACCGTTTGAGCACGCCGGAAGTGTTCATGCTGCCGATGCGGAAATGGCAATGCAAAATGCCCGGGATACCTATGCCCGGCGAAGTGAAGGAATCGCAATTTGGGTGGTTCCGTCTGATCAGATCACGGCTTCAACCACCGAAGATGAAGAACCGTTTTTTGATCCCGCGAATGATAAACCGTATCGGCACCCACAGTTTTACAGTACGCCGAGAGCAGTGAAGAAGAGAAAATAGTATTTGTACAACGGGCAGCTTGCCCGTTATCTCCCAATGAAAATCTAGATTAATATTGTATAACATGGATTGTGGAGCCGGACAAGCTGTCCGGCCTACAAACATCACTGGCGCAAGCGTCTCGCTTGTGCCTTTAATTAGGTGAGACGGAAAATTCAGTACAAGACTGTCAAAAAATGAGTACACTCGATATCAAACCCGAAACTAAAAACAAAATACTCGTCGAAGTCATGCTTCGGCTGGCGGATGATCGTCTGATCCACGGCCACCGTCTTTCCGAATGGACAGGACACGGACCGGAGTTGGAGGAAGATCTTGCACTTGCCAACGTTGCATTAGATATGATTGGACATGCCGCGGCACTTTACAGCTACGCTGCAGAAATTGAAGGAAAAGAGGATGAGGATTATTACGCCTATTTTCGCGATGACATCGATTTTAAAAATGTGGCAATGATGGAGCTGCCAAAAGGTGATTTTGCCTTTACCATTGCCCGGCTTTTTCTCTTCAGTGCATACAGTTACCATCTCTACAAAGATCTAATTCAAACTGTCGAAGATGAGCAGCTCAATGGAATGCTTCAGAAACATTTCAAAGAGATTAAATACCATCTGCGCCACAGCCGGGAATGGGTGTTACGATTGGGAGACGGAACTGAAGAGAGTCACAAGCGAATTCAGAATGCTTTTGATGAAATCTGGATGTACACCGGTGAACTTTTTGATCTGGATGAGGCCGATCAAGCAGCTATTGAACAACGTTTATTTGTGGATGTTACTGCTTTCAGGAATGAATGGAAAAGTTTGGTTAATGAAGTACTAAAAGAAGCAACGCTCAACGTTCCTGATGACGACCAATATATGTTTTCAGGTGCGAGACAGGGCCGGCATACGGAGTATCTGGGCAGATTACTGGCAGAAATGCAGTTTTTAAGACGATCATACCCGGATGCGGAGTGGAAATGAAAGTACAACGGGCAGCTTGCCCGTTACTTTATAATGGAAATTATAGATTTTAAGATAACCAAGGACACAAGCGAGACACTTGCGCCATCTCAGTCTATTTACCATCTACTGAAACATGAAACAAAAAACAGAACTCATATCACAAGATAAAATCTGGTCCTGGCTTGAAGAAGTGACCGATCCAGAAATTCCTGTACTTAATGTAGTGGAGATGGGAATTGTGCGAGACGTTAAGATAGATGAGGACCAGGTAACTGTGAAAATCACCCCTACTTATTCCGGTTGCCCTGCGATGAATGCGATTGAAATGGCGATTCATCAAACCTTGAAGAAAAAAGGAATCGGATCTTTCAAAATCCTTACCGATTATAAAGAAACATGGACAACAGATTGGATGACGGACGAAGCTAAACTAAAATTGAAAGAGTATGGCATTGCTCCTCCTGATAAAACAGATGCAGATTCTGAGGATTACCTGATCGGATTAAAAAACTCCCAAAAAGTGGTGCCATGCCCCTATTGTGAATCAACAGAAACAGAAGCTTCAAAGTGAGTTTGGATCCACAGCCTGCAAAGCACAATATTACTGTAACGAATGCGAACAACCTTTTGAGCATTTTAAGTGTATTTAAAAAGTACAACGGGCAGCTTGCTCATCGTAGCTTAAAAATGATGATATAGTTTTTATTGACTTTCAAACCACAGTTTTAATTAGTATTCCAAAGAGTTTTCTTATATACACGAATCATTTCACCATTAAAACTACATTTGCCGGACAAGCTGTCCGGCGTACAAATCCATGTCTCTAATACTTACCGATACTTCAAATCAAATTCTCACTATCACACTTAACCGGCCGGATAAGTTTAACAGCTTTACCGAGCCGATGGCACTGCAATTACAGGAAGCACTCAAAAAGGCAGAATCTGATGAAGTTCGTTGTGTAATTTTAAATGCGAATGGAAAGGCATTTTGTGGCGGACAGGATCTTCCTGAAGTTGTTAATCGGGAAGAAAAGGAGGATAAGTATGAACTATCCGATACTGTTCGAACAAGTTATAATCCTGTCATCAGAGCGATTCGTAAACTGCCGAAGCCTGTGATATGTGCTGTCCAGGGAACAGCAGCTGGTGCCGGTGCTAATATAGCGTTTGCATGTGATATTGTTGTTGCATCCGAAGAAGCAGTATTCGTTCAGGCATTCAGTAAAATTGGGCTCATTCCTGACAGCGGCGGAACATTCTTCCTTCCACGTCTCATTGGAATCGCACGGACCAATGCACTTTATCTTCTGGATGAAAAGATCACTGCCGATAAAGCTGTTGAGATCGGATTAATTTATAAATCCGTCGAGACAGATCAACTTGAAAATGAGGTGAAATCTATCGCTC
Proteins encoded in this region:
- the paaB gene encoding 1,2-phenylacetyl-CoA epoxidase subunit PaaB; this encodes MTKNSNNQSEWPLWEVFYQPKDGKPFEHAGSVHAADAEMAMQNARDTYARRSEGIAIWVVPSDQITASTTEDEEPFFDPANDKPYRHPQFYSTPRAVKKRK
- the paaC gene encoding 1,2-phenylacetyl-CoA epoxidase subunit PaaC translates to MSTLDIKPETKNKILVEVMLRLADDRLIHGHRLSEWTGHGPELEEDLALANVALDMIGHAAALYSYAAEIEGKEDEDYYAYFRDDIDFKNVAMMELPKGDFAFTIARLFLFSAYSYHLYKDLIQTVEDEQLNGMLQKHFKEIKYHLRHSREWVLRLGDGTEESHKRIQNAFDEIWMYTGELFDLDEADQAAIEQRLFVDVTAFRNEWKSLVNEVLKEATLNVPDDDQYMFSGARQGRHTEYLGRLLAEMQFLRRSYPDAEWK
- the paaD gene encoding 1,2-phenylacetyl-CoA epoxidase subunit PaaD, which produces MKQKTELISQDKIWSWLEEVTDPEIPVLNVVEMGIVRDVKIDEDQVTVKITPTYSGCPAMNAIEMAIHQTLKKKGIGSFKILTDYKETWTTDWMTDEAKLKLKEYGIAPPDKTDADSEDYLIGLKNSQKVVPCPYCESTETEASK
- the paaA gene encoding 1,2-phenylacetyl-CoA epoxidase subunit PaaA; this encodes MTEEEKREAFQERIDNGEKIEPKDWMPDRYRQQLIRMMSQHAHSEIVGMLPEGNWITRAPSLKRKMVLLAKVQDEAGHGMYLYSATETLGVRRKDLIEDYLYGSAKYSSIFNYPTLTFADICVIGWLVDGAAIVNQTMLAKSSYGPYSRANIRICREESFHKKQGYEMLAKMADGTPEQQKMAQDAVNRWWWPTLMMFGPHDEDSPNSEELIKWGVKTKTNDELRQDFVDRTVMEAKAIGITLPDSELKYNEETGHWNFGEIPWDEFWSVIKGDGPMNRERMKARRKAYEKGEWVREAAMEYARKQKLKEEKAS
- a CDS encoding enoyl-CoA hydratase-related protein gives rise to the protein MSLILTDTSNQILTITLNRPDKFNSFTEPMALQLQEALKKAESDEVRCVILNANGKAFCGGQDLPEVVNREEKEDKYELSDTVRTSYNPVIRAIRKLPKPVICAVQGTAAGAGANIAFACDIVVASEEAVFVQAFSKIGLIPDSGGTFFLPRLIGIARTNALYLLDEKITADKAVEIGLIYKSVETDQLENEVKSIAQKLASMPTKAFGLYKDAINQTFENDLDQQLSLEADLQSEAGKSNDYKEGVQAFLEKRIPSFKGK